Proteins encoded by one window of Salvia splendens isolate huo1 chromosome 7, SspV2, whole genome shotgun sequence:
- the LOC121811214 gene encoding external alternative NAD(P)H-ubiquinone oxidoreductase B4, mitochondrial-like: MSGYRFYQKASEAYYSRQNLYNLLVITSVSGGGLLAFANNNPARTAYADAAGGAHIRKKKVVVLGTGWAGTSFLKGLKDPSLDVEIVSPRNYFAFTPLLPSVTNGTVEARSIIEPIRNIVRKKAFDVQFREAECYKIDTKNKKVHCKSTQQNNVGGSEDFTVDYDYLVIAMGARSNTFNTPGVVEHTHFLKEIEDAQKIRKTVIDCFEKASLPNISEEERKRILHFVVVGGGPTGVEFAAELHDFVIEDLAKLYPYLKSYVTITLLEAGDHILNMFDKRITQFAEDKFRRDGLDLKVGSMVTKVTDKEICTKERATGQNVSIPYGMVVWSTGIGTRPVVMDFMKQIGQTNRRVLATDEWLRVEGCEDIYALGDCATIDQRKVMEDIAAIFSKADKNNTGKLKADDFNEVINDITERYPQVVIHLKKQQVKNFLQLLKNAQGEDELDIEKFKLALSAVDAQMKNLPATAQVAAQQGTYLADCFNRMDDCEKNPEGPLRFRGSGRHRFKAFRYKHLGQFAPLGGEQTAAQLPGDWVSIGHSTQWLWYSVYASKLVSWRTRVLVISDWARRFIFGRDSSKI, from the exons ATGAGTGGCTACAGATTTTACCAGAAAGCTTCGGAGGCTTATTACAGCCGCCAAAATCTGTATAATTTGCTTGTAATTACTTCTGTCag TGGTGGAGGGCTATTGGCATTCGCAAACAACAATCCGGCAAGAACTGCGTATGCCGACGCCGCTGGAGGGGCCCACATCAGGAAGAAGAAGGTGGTGGTGCTGGGAACTGGTTGGGCTGGCACTAGCTTTCTCAAAGGCTTGAAAGACCCTTCtcttgatgttgagattgtctCTCCAAGAAACTACTTCGCCTTCACTCCTTTGCTGCCGAGTGTCACCAATGGCACCGTGGAAGCTCGCAGCATTATCGAGCCAATCCGCAACATCGTCAGAAAG AAAGCGTTTGATGTTCAGTTCAGGGAAGCTGAATGCTACAAAATCGATACGAAAAACAAGAAGGTGCATTGCAAATCTACACAGCAGAACAATGTAGGAGGGAGTGAAGATTTCACAGTAGATTACGATTACCTAGTGATAGCCATGGGAGCTCGTTCCAACACGTTTAACACCCCTGGTGTTGTTGAGCATACGCACTTTCTAAAG GAGATAGAAGATGCACAGAAGATAAGGAAAACAGTTATAGACTGTTTTGAGAAGGCAAGCTTACCGAACATAAGTGAAGAGGAGAGGAAGCGGATTCTGCATTTTGTGGTGGTCGGAGGAGGCCCAACGGGGGTGGAGTTTGCTGCTGAGCTTCATGACTTTGTCATTGAGGATTTGGCAAAGCTATACCCGTATCTTAAGAGCTACGTTACAATCACTCTTCTCGAGGCTGGAGACCACATTCTGAACAT GTTTGACAAAAGGATTACACAATTTGCTGAAGATAAATTCAGGAGGGATGGACTTGACTTGAAAGTTGGCTCGATGGTTACAAAGGTGACGGACAAAGAGATATGCACGAAAGAGAGAGCTACAGGGCAAAATGTGTCTATACCGTATGGGATGGTTGTCTGGTCGACTGGTATTGGAACTCGGCCTGTTGTGATGGATTTCATGAAGCAGATTGGACAG ACCAACAGGAGAGTGTTAGCAACTGATGAATGGCTAAGGGTGGAAGGATGTGAAGACATCTACGCTCTAGGTGATTGTGCCACTATTGATCAACGCAAAGTCATG GAAGACATTGCAGCCATCTTCAGCAAGGCAGACAAGAACAACACAGGTAAACTCAAGGCTGACGACTTCAACGAGGTGATCAACGACATAACTGAAAGGTATCCCCAAGTGGTAATCCATTTGAAGAAGCAGCAGGTTAAGAACTTCCTTCAACTTCTCAAGAATGCTCAAGGGGAAGATGAATTGGACATCGAAAAATTCAAGCTAGCACTCTCTGCAGTGGATGCACAGATGAAAAATCTTCCTGCAACAGCACAG GTTGCTGCTCAACAAGGTACTTATCTTGCTGATTGTTTCAACCGGATGGACGATTGCGAGAAGAATCCTGAAGGCCCGTTGAGGTTCCGGGGATCAGGAAGGCATCGCTTCAAGGCATTCAG GTACAAACATCTAGGGCAGTTCGCCCCGTTGGGTGGAGAACAAACTGCAGCACAACTTCCTGGCGACTGGGTTTCGATAGGTCACAGCACACAATGGCTCTGGTACTCAGTCTATGCCAG CAAGTTAGTCAGCTGGCGCACAAGAGTGCTGGTGATCTCAGACTGGGCAAGGCGTTTCATATTCGGAAGAGACTCAAGTAAAATATGA
- the LOC121811215 gene encoding pentatricopeptide repeat-containing protein At1g11900-like encodes MAVFLVKSVTKNILIRVSRVSSSSVLSNSVGNRVLSTQISHEILNRILAAGEDSSSSSSREELCVGHIRKLCAAGNFTVAARIPRILRDKHIFIGPSVYNYILEVAEGKNDIDMLSHVFKDLLVSCGSVGLDSYLVVARGFRKQNSRAMLLDFVRELCEMDLPRMDIVLNRFIYALGKCGHPDGALLVFEDMKGSGCRPDLVTYNTVLAIFGRLGRVDDMLCVFASMREIGLAPDIFTYNTILNSLRKMGRLDLCIVHFREMTERGIQPDLMTFKALIESLGRSGNIEEALEIFEEIKSRQIRPSVPIYRALIFSLKKMGKMELALKFSNEMNDLIRGSAVPRGS; translated from the coding sequence ATGGCCGTGTTTTTGGTGAAAAGCGTTACTAAAAATATCCTAATTAGAGTATCTAGGGTTTCTTCATCATCTGTTTTGAGTAATTCAGTAGGAAATCGGGTGTTATCTACTCAAATTTCCCATGAGATCCTGAATCGAATACTTGCTGCTGGGGAGgactcttcctcttcttcttctagGGAAGAACTTTGTGTAGGTCATATTAGGAAGCTATGTGCAGCTGGAAATTTCACGGTTGCAGCTAGGATACCACGGATTTTACGCGATAAGCATATTTTTATTGGCCCTAGTGTGTACAATTACATTCTAGAAGTTGCAGAGGGTAAAAATGATATTGATATGCTCTCTCATGTTTTCAAGGATCTTCTCGTTTCTTGTGGTTCCGTGGGATTGGATTCGTATCTTGTTGTTGCTAGAGGTTTTCGGAAGCAAAATAGTCGTGCTATGTTATTGGATTTTGTCAGAGAACTCTGCGAAATGGATTTACCGAGGATGGATATAGTTTTGAATAGATTTATTTATGCGTTGGGTAAATGTGGGCATCCTGATGGTGCCCTGTTAGTGTTTGAAGATATGAAGGGTTCGGGATGTAGACCAGACTTGGTTACATACAATACAGTTTTGGCAATTTTTGGTCGTTTGGGGCGAGTTGATGACATGCTGTGTGTATTTGCTTCTATGAGAGAGATTGGTCTTGCTCCAGATATTTTCACGTATAATACTATATTAAACAGCTTGCGCAAGATGGGAAGGTTAGATTTGTGCATCGTGCATTTCAGGGAAATGACTGAGAGAGGAATTCAACCAGATCTTATGACTTTCAAAGCTTTGATCGAGAGCTTAGGTAGATCAGGGAACATTGAAGAAGCGCTGGAAATATTTGAGGAGATAAAATCTAGGCAAATCCGTCCTTCAGTTCCTATTTACCGTGCACTGatatttagtttaaagaagatGGGAAAGATGGAGTTGGCATTAAAATTCTCGAATGAGATGAATGATCTCATCCGAGGTTCTGCTGTTCCAAGAGGATCCTGA
- the LOC121740934 gene encoding uncharacterized protein LOC121740934: MSYMNRMWMAASVSFVNGHSDKGQKLKSGLASLNHGGKKRFFSAPDIRPFSGALNTDMEGLSAAADRRGQADDSLRQVMYLNCWGQS; this comes from the coding sequence ATGAGTTACATGAACAGAATGTGGATGGCCGCCAGCGTCTCCTTCGTCAACGGCCACTCCGACAAAGGGCAGAAGCTGAAATCCGGCCTCGCTTCCCTCAACCACGGCGGCAAGAAGCGCTTTTTCTCCGCCCCCGATATCCGCCCCTTCTCCGGCGCACTCAACACCGATATGGAAGggctctccgccgccgccgacaGGAGGGGCCAGGCGGACGATTCTCTCCGGCAAGTCATGTACTTGAACTGCTGGGGACAGAGCTGA